The sequence GGGTCGTTCGTCAGACCAGGGCGAGACACACACGTGGATACGGACGCACGGCGTCCTTGGGAGGGGTCACTCTATGGCGGCGCATTTCGGCAGGCGGCTGCGCAAGGGGGCGGCGACCACCGCCGTGGCCGCGGCGGCGGTCGCGGCTCTCTCCGCGTCCCAGGCTCCGGGAGCGACCGGCGAGGACCACGGCAGACAGACGACGGCCGGCGCCTCCGCCCCCGTACCGGACCCCACCGGCGGCGACGCCACGGGCAACTCGCCGTACTACACGGACCTGCCGCCCCTGAACAGCCCCAACCCGAGCCCCTCGCCGAGCGCCGGCACCCCCGTAGCCCAGGGCGCCGCCGAGGCGGGCATACCGGCCACGGTCCTCGACGCGTACAAGAAGGCCGAGGCGGAGCTGCGCGCCTCCAAGCCCGGCTGCAATCTGCCCTGGCAACTCCTCGCCGCCATCGGCAAGGTGGAGTCCGGCCAGGCCCGCGGCGGCGAGGTCGACGCCGACGGCACCACGCTGAAACCGATCCTCGGCCCGGTCCTCGACGGCAACGGCTTCGCGCTCATCCAGGACACCGACCACGGCGCGTACGACGGCAACGCCCAGTACGACCAGGCCGTCGGGCCCATGCAGTTCATCCCGTCCACCTGGGCCTGGGCCGGCCGCGACGGCAACGGCGACGGCAAGAAGGACCCCAACAACATCTACGACGCCGCCCTCGCCGCCGGCCACTACCTGTGCCGCGGCGACCGGGACCTGTCCCAGGCGGCCGACCTGCACACCGCGATCCTCGGCTACAACAACTCGCAGGACTACCTGAACACCGTCCTGTCGTGGATGGAGTACTACAGCAAGGGCACCTACTCCGTACCCGACGGCACCGGCACCGCGCCCGGCCGCCGCAGCGACGACGGCACCCCGCGCACCACGCCGTCCACCCCCGCCGAGCCCGCGGACCCGCACCAGGGCAAGCCGGGTTCGAAGGACCAGGGCGGCCGGCCGAGCCCCTCGCCGTCGAAGCCCGGCGACGGCCAGGACGGCGGCGACCCCGCCCCGCGGCCGCCCGGGAAGCCCGACCCGAGCACGCCCACCCCCACCGACACGGTGGACCACCTGGAGAACGCGGGCACGGGCACGGCCAAGCTCACCGCGACGGCCGGAGACGCCTTCACCGGAACGATCAGCACCCGCGCCGAGACCAAGGCGGGCGCGGCGGTGGCCAAGGTGAGGATCCGGTTCACCGTCTCCGGGGACACCGACGCCACCTTCACCGGCGGCGAGGACGTGGCCACGGTCGCC is a genomic window of Streptomyces sp. WP-1 containing:
- a CDS encoding lytic murein transglycosylase, with amino-acid sequence MAAHFGRRLRKGAATTAVAAAAVAALSASQAPGATGEDHGRQTTAGASAPVPDPTGGDATGNSPYYTDLPPLNSPNPSPSPSAGTPVAQGAAEAGIPATVLDAYKKAEAELRASKPGCNLPWQLLAAIGKVESGQARGGEVDADGTTLKPILGPVLDGNGFALIQDTDHGAYDGNAQYDQAVGPMQFIPSTWAWAGRDGNGDGKKDPNNIYDAALAAGHYLCRGDRDLSQAADLHTAILGYNNSQDYLNTVLSWMEYYSKGTYSVPDGTGTAPGRRSDDGTPRTTPSTPAEPADPHQGKPGSKDQGGRPSPSPSKPGDGQDGGDPAPRPPGKPDPSTPTPTDTVDHLENAGTGTAKLTATAGDAFTGTISTRAETKAGAAVAKVRIRFTVSGDTDATFTGGEDVATVATDSKGVAKAPALLAGEKTGDFKVTATVVGRSLKGVDYQATVTERTADTLTAVTTGDTPPACVPGGEFADRIQVKATYKGAVADKVAATATLIKSATDATENDKGPYFKDATTGNAVRTLTGLKTDAKGLLTLPKLYADDTTGTFLLRVTTPGGGTLTVQLTVAADGTATASPSPSPSASASPGAPAGS